TCGTCACCTTCTGTCGTGAAACATACATGATTATGTAATGTTTGACGACATGGTAGAGATGCTGGGAtatcttgaacatgtaatttagtgttatgaaacattctaatcccatattctaacatcgtgggtttttaccctatatttagacagctatgggcaagttgcccatttgtgggtattttgccccataggtattcatataactatgacacatttaagttttggaatgtgattcagaattcagataattcgtgaccttacatgattatgtatgtttCACGACACCTTCCCTCCTTTTTGCTACTTTTATCCTACTCTTCATCCATCGCCTCTCctctactacttacttatgcagtaaaaatatacagggctaactttcaataaataaaaatgcagaATAGACATCGAGGTGATGTATTAATAAATTCATACAGATTTCCATTCACATAATACACAATAGAAAAAACTATTCCTCCTACAACTCCCAATTATACTACAAAGAATGAAACATCTTACACACTATTAGCATCATTTGGTTACACAACTTCAATAAGTAACATACTGACAGGCTAAAATGGCATTAAAATATATCATCACAATAAGATttttgcaatatattaaataaataaatgtttaatagtcgtaaaataattagaaaagtaCTGAACTTAACTTTTAAGTCAGTACTTTTCTAACTAatattaaaatcaataaaataatttatggaTCCCTACTCGGCTAAGTTACGCGCTATGCTACATCTATTTACAGGATCGCTGTTGCATACAAATggcaaattattaaaatgttaacaGCCTATCGTCAAACGAAAGTGTAGTTTGACGCTCATACACTAACTCAATATAGATCGGAAGCCGAGGGTACGCAACTTATGACAATACATTTCTACTCAATACTCAGTAATACTAATTTATGGCAACGAGCGCGGTAATGTAGGTAACTATACAAAATGTGGGTATAATGTGATCACTTACAATAAAGACCTACATACATTAGGATCATCaacttaatatacttacagaAAACTAAACAACTATAGGCTGGGAATGTGTAGATTAGACACGTTGCATGAATCACATTATAACAGATACTGCGATCAACACACCTATTGGTGGACAGAATTCTATTCATAACTTGAatgattacattattataaatgttcATCATAATTTATAACTACTATAACCTGCTAAGTGGGTACAGATTTAAATATCTACTTTATAATGAACGAGTTGTTTTTCCGACAGCTATATCACTTAAGAATACTGCATTATGTGTTATTTTGTATCTGAAAACggaaatattgttaaaatttcACATGAAATAACAATTTTCAAAGATATTTGAATTGAGTGGGGCCATAGTCTTgcacacaataaaaaatatataaatagtttCCAGGTGTCTTTGGTCCAAgttctaattaaaaaataaatttcattttgaAATACGGGAATAGTTtctttataaaaacaattttattgttgGGGGTGCAAGGCTATGGTCCCACTAACATCTCTATAGACAGCATGCACCAACAATCTAAGACACCTCAATATCGACTACAAGAACAAACTAGGCAACAAACAGTCACTGGTCCGATAGTCATTTGTCGCTGATATAAATCTCATCTACAGAtcacataattatttttggCAATCACTCTGAGCTGTACACACGAATGTTAATCGCTAAGTAACAATCACTACATGAACAAGTAAATTATAATCTCTTAAATATCATTTAGATTGACTTTCATTCATTGATTATTATTGCATTGTATTTTGACGATATCCATTGAGCATTTTGTGATTTCTCGTTTTGCTATTCTTGTCTACAAATCTATAGAGTCACTACGataaaattttacttattttattagacAAAGGAAGTATACGAAATTGAAAAAGCCCGCGATGATGTGTCACGTTGAACATTGAAGTAAAACCCCGCAAGGGACGGACTAGCTAATGGCAAACTTACAGTAAATATTGGTGTTCTCAACAATACTAAAGCTTATCATTTATAAACTTGAAAGTATTAGTCTTAATTTTGAAGCATTCACCAGAGAATCTATCACTACTGAAACCTACAACATTCATATCAAGAAACGGTAGATTCAAAAGAGGAATGGTTAAAATTTATGAGTATTAAAATTCATGTATAAAAACAATCGTACAatgttgatattattatatcaaattTCTTCAAGTGTGAAAATAATCTTATCATCTTCTACAACATGGAAGTTATTATGACAGTTCGAATAAGAGAGATGTATTCTGTAAATCTCAATAAAATACTTTGCAACAGTAACCATGTATATAAAACAGATTTGCGATCGAATACTGAATAATACAAAACGCTAGAGTAAATAAGCTCATAGCTTTTCAAACGAATTCCGTTAGCTTTAGGCCAAACTTATACAATACTTTGTTCTTAGATTCCAGTCATATATCTCTAGCCTACACCTTGCACTGATGTCAATTTACAAATATTGAACACTGAATCTGATCAGACTCGTCAATAGAACCCAACTGAATCTAGCGTCTATACCTAATCGAGATTATTAGACACGATACAACCCTCACGCTTATACTCTACAATAGCTGGCTAGTCGGAATCGACGATGGTAAACAACATAGAGGgctaaatagaaaaacaaaacaacagcgCAGACGAAATATCGAACATATTGGAAAAGAGATTTTACGACTTAAATTATATTGAGCTGGTAAAGTAACGAACGAGTTTTATGAACACTCTAGTTTCGCAACGAAGACTAAACGCAGTCCGGCTGGTCGTCTCTGTCGCCCTAATCGGGCAGCATGTGCACGAAAGAGACAGGGAACATGCCGCGGCGGGTCGTGCCCTCCACTTGTCCTTCCATCCAGTTGTCGTCCTCTGTGCGCTCGTTGATCACCACAATGACCTCTCCCTCGCGGAATGATAGCTCGTCCTCGTTGTCCGCCGAGCAATCGTACAGTGCTCGACACCGTCTCATGCCGCCCACCTGAAAGATAATTAATattcacaattattatttttatttcgacaATAGTATTTTCACGTGAATTCGCATCAGGATGCTTCGCGTCAACATAGACTCTAACTTTTTTACCCAAACATCATGTTACATCGTCACGTATCATGCAATGAAATCTCaccacagaataaagaataatactgcatgtggaacggtaactcttcgccacTAACCGATTCGTATCGGACGCGGCGTAGACTCAGATTTACCTCACCACCTCTGGGTTACTTTAGCGCGCGCCGACTGTCTGTCTAACTCGCACTTACGTGATAAAgcgacacacggtaagaatgagaattttgtatggagtgtccgctTATGCTTTCACGTGAAAATTCTGGCTCTAAAATATCACTATCGTGGTTGGCAGAGCGACAAATTGTCAGTAAAAGACAACCCGCAGCCAAATCCGATATTCGTCTCAATATAAATAATGAGGACAGTTTCCCTCTATCGTACACGAGTAGCATAAACATACCATAGTAATAGAAGCAGAGGGCGACCGCGAATGTACACTGGAGGTGTCGGAGACATCGAGCGAGCGGCTATCGCTGCGGCGCGAGCGCTCCCGCGAGCGGCTGCTGTCGCACGACAGCGCCGACTGCCCGCGACTGTCGTCCAGAGCGTCCGATATGTCGCACAGCTCCAACGACGAATCTTGACTAGAACACTCCTGTAACACATTCACCTATGTTTTAGTTTCTTACATAAGTTATAAAGGGAAAAAAGCGTGTTTTACATCGGCCTTCGTAAACATAATTTGGACGCGAGCTGAGAAATAAAACATGTTTGTCGTTTATTTCTCGCTTGCTTGCTTTCCGTGGTAGAAGggataatgaaaaataaaattggcgGTTAAAAGTACTCTTGATTTTTTAACTATGTATAAGAAAAGCTTTACAAGGCAGTATAGTGTAGGGTATTATGtggatattgttttgtttttatttctccaGTAGTAAAAAAGCAACCATGCATATCACTCTGTTATTGATTTTCAAACACACGTATGCATGTAGCATGAATGTGGAGGATATTAGTTGATTAAAAATTCAATGTCATGTTGGAGTAAATTGCGTCATTTACTcaagttttttaatttatttatgtaatgcAGTGAAATTATCATGATCGAAAATAACTTTTCTATGAAAATAGTTAGAATTTATGAAAGCTGTGAAGCTCAGGTAGCATGcaagttataattaaaattagctGAAAGTAGTACGCATATTGTCAAGAGATTTGTTTgccaattcaattcaatatgGCATAACTAGGTGAAAGCGGCCAAAAGTTCAGGAAATTATATCGACTCCTAACATCGACACTACTGCAAATAAAGTAGGTAGTCTAGTCTATCTGCTAAAATTTCAGCGAGaatgccctattttttttttaagaaaaatttgGTATTTTTCTCTTGACAGTAAGAAAGGgtggaagataaaaatattaatacggGAAGGGCGGAACTCAAACAAGGGTAAGCGAGTAAGTACGAGTACACTAATGTTTTCAGACGATCGTTACCCTTCTCAGTTTCGCTTTCGCCTTTTCCAGGTGCAATCTATTTTTCTTCTGAAGCAAAAACAAATATCACCCTGTACTAGATCCTTTATGTTAGtttagaaaattatttacatttctgGAGGGACTAAGCCCGTTAAACTGCTCTTGTTAACCATAGGCTAGGTAGATTACACATTTATGGTCCATGCCACAAGTTATACGGGATTTTTTAAGCGATAAATACCAtcaatatacttataaacattTCCATGGGTAATTCAGCTTCTAAGATTAACATATTTCTCAGAATTTGCCCAATTTTGGTAGACATTTAACGAGAAATTGTACCTTTTGATAGCAGCATTTCTGTCGGTGTTTATAGTCGGATTTAACCACGGTTGATATCCAGAATTTGAGGctggtttccaggatatgtgcccggttaatggcaatgggcttgcctcctattacatgggacttaaacatagctaatgAGGAGTAGGtgcactatacacttctgcctaccccgccaggatacaggcgtgatgctgtggtATGTTACTTTTTAAACAATTTCACCTCATAAAGAGAAACTTAAATCGAAGAAAATTTGGATTGGACTTGAAtgcgcagctcttgtcaagctgggACGAGGGACAagtaatgacgatacatagatctaAAGAATTACGCATGGACAGGAGGGGggcccggtggtgtaatggttaacacgcgcGTTTCTACTTGACAAGTGCTGCGGGTACAAGTTCCgtctaagttaaaaaaaaaatatttcgatttaattttctttatcaGATTTTCCTAAAAATGAATTTCACGTCAGATTCCCCAGTagctaaatatatattttatgaaatatatttacttttctCGGCGGCGGCGTGGGCTCGTCGCGGTGCGCGCCGTTGTGTAGCGGCGCCACGGGCGGCGGCGTCGGCGGCGGCTGCTGCGGACGGTTCTTGACCAGCGTGTTTGTTACTGTACATATAAAacgtgttatgttatatgtaaatcatatctcttctatcgtgtgggttgtgtgtgaggtggattgccaaccccatcaaccctgttcagggttactattgagccgccaaactcccctgacatggctcatgagctatgtaacgactactaacttacatcagtaagtattcataaataaaataagacatttagaagacagcttgcagccacttttgaaatGGAGTGCTGAGATACCCATAATGACTCACGTATGAGCGAATATTTGTTGAAGAATTTTGTTGAGGTATATTGAAATTTCAATGCAAAGACCGCGCACTGTCAGCGAAAGGTGGCATAGACCGGCAGCGCGCTACTTAAAGACTTTCTGTTCACTAACGTCTCGTTCATGGAGCGAGGCGTTAGGCGGCGCGGCACGGGTGCGTCAAGGGGCGCGGGTAGTTTAGCGACATAGCGGTTGTTCGTATTATGATATTGATGTAACTTACGATGTAGCGACCGCGCGCTATCAGCGGATGGAGAGGGCGTAGACCGCGGGTGCGGCGGCGGGTGGGGGAGCGCCACGGCCGGGGGGAGGGGCGCCGCGCGCTTCTTTAGGCTGCCGATGTTGTCTGTAAGCGTAGGTCAGTAGTGTTAAAATATGAATGAAAGTGGTCCAGTGCGGACACGTCTTAATACAACCTCCAGACTACCACAAACCAGAAACAAGGGACGTATGCTCTCAGCACACGAGTCTGCATGTCACTTGCCACGCGTCGGCGTGTGATGCCAccgcaccaagacatttctATATATTTACATCGATTTACCTGCTTTTCTTTTTGCTCATTTTGTAGTACCACAAGCACTAGTTGTGGGCGGGCGGTAGTAAAAACTCAAGAAATAATGTGAAAAGTTTTCTGATAAGCCCGTTGTCTCATGCATATTTTGGTCACCGGCTATGCACCCGTGGCATCTGTCTATACGTAATTAGAACTCTATGGTACTTACAAACATTGGGTTTCCTAGGCAGCGTGGTGGGCGTGGGCGGCGCGTGGTGCAGCGAGTCACACGTGGAGGAGCGCGAGCGCAGCACGGGCGAGTCACCCCCCGCGCGCTCCGCGCCGGGCGGCGGGCCTCCCACGTACGACGGCGGGCGAGACCGCGGACATTTCTTCTCTGGTGTCACGCTGCCGTTTTGCTGGGAAGACAGAGTTAAATttacgatatattattattattataataataagttcacggctatatcccaataggggtagacagaggtacattgttttgtaagatgaactgagtatccaCATCTCACCGTGCTTTCTGTCAGACTAAAGTgatgatagttggtgagccgtatcgccgcctagtGCTACATTCTATctacgtctataatggtcgagccaactgagtGAGTgaaaatgaataactcattggtctcATTTACGATAACAGCTGCTtgcaaagagaaaaataaatcgatttcttttttaagttgAACCCACAACTCTTGCCAAGCCGGGACTAACGTACGAACCATTTCACCACCAAGTCCTCATACTGTTCTGTTCATGCGAAATTTTTCGATCTAAGTATACCGTCATTAAGCCGACACCGatgtttttcgatttaattttctcttcgtgagtttccctaagcacgtgtAAAGTGACTGGTACAAAAATCAGCTGCTTGATTTCAAGGTGTCACCAACGTACTATGCTGAGTAAATTATATGCCCCCAGTTTCAAGATCAACTAAATAGACATATCCAGACTAGAAACATATTATACACCAATGTATCCAGATTAATTGATCAAGAGAAATGAATATCGTTCCAGCGATTCGTATGAATTTCGATCAGTAGTGCCAATAACAGAATGCGAATTTGAGTTTGCATTTGTTGTTGTAAATTGCTTGTATATTTTCGGCGCTGCAACTCACCCGTTCGTCAATGACGGTGTCATCGTCTGAGAAGTCCGTCGATCCGTCGTCATGTGATAAATTCCAGTCTATATTTATATTCTCGAACATACTCTTCTCTCTTTTATCTACACTCTCCAACTGAAAATATATAACAACTATTTCAAAGAGAGCAtgggtaataaaaataaatattcaaatatttggCTTAAGTAACTATTTTAAAACGTCCATTTATACCATAGAGAAACATGGGTAGAGACCCATGACTGGCAGACCGGAGATTTGTACTAAGAACTAATCTCGCAAATCGAAACTTGGAAATAGATCGACCGATTCTAATGCCTTTTTGTGAGTCGATAAAATTGATTGTCATGGTAGGTGCAATACGTCAGTCTGCGTGATTTAGAATTCGGGACTAATATAACTTCAAACGTACACAATACACAGTAAAGCGGTTTCCTTACCAGCTCTTGGCAAGCGTGATGCCCCAACTGCCTTGCGATCTGCAAGGCGGTCCGTCCACTGCCATCCTTCACGCTCGTATCAGCCCCCGCTTTCAACAACAGTTTCATAGGCTCCGATCTATCCGTGGCCGCACACAAATGTAACGCCGTCATCCCCGTGGTCGTGGCTTTGTCAAGAAGTTGGGGACCCCCGTTTTGGACTAGAAAATCGACTATGTGAAGGAATGAACCGTCGCCCAGTTCCCGAGATATGGCTAGGTGGAGAGCTGTTTCGCCGCAATCCTGAAATGATAAATGGCGTTGTTAAAGGGCGAGATTAGCCTTGTCCATAAAGAAGTACAGCTGATCGACAATATGTAGAATTGTTGGTGAAAGAAAGCGGCCAACTAGTTTTTGGAATAACCAAATGAATACGCTTGATTTGTGGTAATTAAGTCCGTCATCGTACAAACTCACACAATCAATTGGTTGAAATAGCTAAgacttccaaagcacggatcattttacggATAAGTATTTGATGAAAGGTACTTACGGAGCAGGGTAGGGTAGCGGCCAAGTCGGCGCCCTCGGCGTAGGCCTGCAGCAAGTTCTGCAGATGTCCGTTGTTGACGGCGTGCTCGACCTCGGATAGACGCTCGGCCGCGTCGCGACACGTGCGCGCCGCGTACACCCGGTACACGTACTTTTCGCGAATAAACCTGAGGCGCTCCTCCCTAGAGGGAAAGACTAGTGTTTAAGTATCGGTCGGTATACAGTAGGTAGTAGTTTTATAAGTAGCAAGTAAGTGCCAATCTAAACAGGGCAGATGGAGTCACAAGTGGGACCCAGTAGACTACTATATCCAACTtcttgaaaatgaaaatgaaacagatattttagtttaaatggTAGAATCTATTTAGATAGCACTAGTTGTTattgcattctccatgctactttttagggaaaaatagggcgaggcgtccctcttgccttccacagTACCctgtctaacgcgagtgggatggcgcccagagtaggctatttcaaagccgtactaaaaCTCCTATGCTCCCCTTCTGAATAGTGCTGACAGTTACTGATATTATTAGTTAATTATTAGTAATGAGTTGTAATTCCTTCAGAACGTATAGTTGAGGCAAAGCGGTGCAAGGAACTCCTTATCAATgcggtttttaattatttaaatatacactACATAAGTACACACAACTTGCGCACACAAGTTTCTCATTTTAGCGTCTTCTCGCTCATTTTAGTCAATAAAAGGtgtaaaatacttacattgtACTTTCCGGTGTAAGTTTATCCCTGTCGTCGAGCGTATTTTCCATGATTTCATTGAACATCTGATTGCCCATGTGTCGCGCTAACAACAGCTGTGACGTACTCAGTCGGTCTAACGTTAACGATTGTATTCGAGATATGTGCACGCCCAACTCCCTGTGGCTTCCAGAACACTCTATACACACTATTATACCGAAATTCGTTGATAACCACGTTGGATCTGAAAAGAAGATGGcgggattttaattttattcatacAATCGTTGCGAACTAATTAAAGAATTCGTGATGTCGCGTCAAGGGGCAAGTTTCTTAGCCAGGTATCTATTTCACATACACTCCATCCAAACAAATTTTTAATTCTTACATAGTGCCACTGAACACGTAAATGCGAGCAAGACGCACGCTATCCCTCTCTTTAGCAGCATACgatcatttaagactaaagtaagagccagagggggtgaggtaaatctagctaggAATTGGCATGGGGCGATAGGTAGTTTTGTATTTACTTCATAATACTCACTTATTAAATACAGCTAACAAATTCTAACCTCAGTTCTGCTAGAGTGACTGCTTGTTAAAGACAGTGAAACCTAAAGTGAAACGCATTATGAAAAGTGGACACATTCAAACGCGTATACCACAAATAGCCCCATACAAGATCCTCTTGGCATGATAATGTTACTTGTATTAAACTAATACTAAACGATGATACAGAAAAAGTTGCCAAGTAACCACGAAACCTGAAGTTGCGGGCGATTTCACTTTTCTGTGGTAACTTGCGCTGCAACACCTTAACTAAACCGGTCTTTGGTAACATACAATGCTGagcattaaaatttaattataccttCATATAAGTTTATGCATGGAAATGGTTTATGTACGatcacgaatactaatatgtatacactttgatactatgtcacatttacttttttgacaaattgaaccgtaagtctaattaaatgtcaaatatgatagtgcgacagggttctaaagtgggcacatgatattactcatgactacacgtgataataaaatataatagaaacATCACCCATCTTAGGATTACGATCAAAAGAATGGATGAAGCCAAAGTCGTGTGTCAGGATGGTAATAcgaggaattccatagtctctggtcTACTCTATAGATGGGACTTCACGTGTGTACGTTGGAAAACGACATAAAACACTTACCATTAGTAGACCCGCAGTCGGCACACACCTGGTTGCCAGGCATGGCCCTCACAGCCCGTATGATGGACCTTTGTAGGTCCAACAGAGAGTGCCCTGTGTCGTTGCTCTCCCCCGCTTGTTGGTGGAAGGCTCTCATGAGAGCGCCTTCCTTGCAGTTGACCAGAACTGACGTCCACGCACGTTGTTCACTCTCGTCTTCCGCTTGGAAGTGGTAGGTACGGTTGTCTGTAAGGTGGtaaggtttttattatttaaagtgtGGTAgactaacatatattatatctcgtctctttcgtactaagctgtatatcATTAGCGCGAAAAAGACATATCTCTAGTCTCTTTGTCTTTTAAGTTTGTTAATTATGGAGAGTACTCTGAAGTAAGtcacaaaaatattcacttaCGAGTTACCTGTCTTTCTTCATAGATATATACCATCTTAAAGTATATATCAAAACAGTGTTTAACTCACTAAACTTGACTCTGTAAAAACCTCCCATTACATATTTATCCCGTTTCCCTATCAATCATATTACAACCAATTTAAGCTAATGGTGCTGGTGAAAAACAATCATTAATTTACGGCACTCGGTTAATATCGCTAACGGCTTGACCTTGATTACTGAACATCAGTGAGAAGAGAACCAATAGCcgctaaaaataatgtttacgtAAACTTGATCTTCTTTATAGCGGTTTTTCTTTTCCGCTGTTTATAAGAAGTCTTATTCTTATTTATCCTAAGGGACCTTCGACTTTTATTACAAGAAATAAATGGGATTGTTTTATTAATATCGTACTGAAATTTACTCTGCTcagttttcattttttcaatttactttctGAAGTAATACGAAACGATTTGATAATAATATCGTCAAATAAAGGTTCCCTAGACAAAATAAGCCAAGCCACACGTTTGAGCATGCATGAAGCTCCCTCAATATACAAACAAAGGCAAATATACTAACATGAGACTAGATCAAACGCCCTCTTATCCTCGGCCGCGACTTTAATCTGGCAGGTGAGTAGATTCACCCGAGCTGGTGGTTTATTCTCATCTGCGTGGAAGATGTCTAGAAACCCCTCTGCTGTCACTCGGCACCGACGCTTCTGCCACACCCGCCGCACTTTTCCTTCTGACTTCTTTAGGAGATACCCGCTCCGTGTCACCCCGTGCTGTTTGTCCCCCTGCAACTGGTGGAGCGAGTAACCCCCCACTGCTGATGCCACCTGCGAATACACATACTTGTCAGTGCAAGTATAAGTTGTCGATTAGTTACCGTAGTATCGAATGCTTTGGAAATAATTTATCAGGTGATCTGGTGGCTAAGTTGACATTATTAGGCAATAATTTTGATGTTACCTACTTAGCACTAACACGAGAGGTCAACAATATAATGCCGATAGGGCAAGTCTAAAACggtgtgtgcgtcaagctagcggcctcaaaaaaaaaatgggcacgaaaaaataatttgaccataccaaaaaatagtactcttattgaaaaaaatagtacctgttgtaaaaaaattagtaccatcacggttctggatttatagccatgttttattgcacttgctagcttgacggtgagcgaaatttggcgagcattaacgacaaggtctttcgctttgatttaaacgccaaaaaatagtaccaaaatagtactcaccccctgcaaaataccgaaagtagtacttcaacggttccaaagttataaaggcagttctttgatcccgctagcttgacgttttgaaaatacctattatctggggaacgcttgcatacttcagtatgtaactaatgtcaataaactcgtatgaaatagtactccctaccgtCATAAtgttgatccgattctctttgtagaaatgttaaaaaatcatcataacctatgccatttACATGCCatatacatttgttgttgatacagtcacgtagacaattacataacctcacaatttattcgtaagtattgccattttggaggtctaccctaccatttctttgcacttcagagtgctgctattacaaaaaattcctattgcatacacccatatgcactaattttaatagaaaatggctgcatgggtctagttcttatcgaaaataatctgtgattttaatacatcataatacatttttaatctgctgttttattttataatttataccttcatgttgaatttgttacggatcgaagtgtttgttaataaacaatttgcagtatttgtagaataactcaaagagtttcaacaatgatattactttcatctgacaaccctggcacttcaccaatttttacccaaaaatggggaaaaatactaaaatctgacaacattcttgaccatgtgtaataattttgttcgtgactgtacttgtcttgataaatgtatgacataggttataatgactttttgacatatttctacaaagagaatcaggtccaaattatgatggtagggagtactatttcatacgagtttattgagattagttacaaactgaagtatgcaagcattccccagataataggtattttcaaaacgtcaagctagcgggatcaaagaactgcctttataactttggaaccgttgaagtactactttcggtattttgcagggggtgagtactatttcggtactatttt
The Pectinophora gossypiella chromosome 2, ilPecGoss1.1, whole genome shotgun sequence genome window above contains:
- the LOC126373090 gene encoding arfGAP with SH3 domain, ANK repeat and PH domain-containing protein isoform X1 encodes the protein MPGVIGIGEFIEETREDYNSPTTSTFVSRMPQCRQTISALEETLDFDRDGLTKLKKAIKAIHNSGNAHVDNEMYLSRALERLGGNALSKDSEPDIGAAFFKFAVVTKELSALMKTLMQNINNIVMFPVDSLLKGDLRGVKGDLKRPFDKASKDYESKYLKIEKEKKSQAKEAGLIRSEVTPAEIADEMEKERRLFQLQMCEYLIKFNEIKTKKGIELLQHLVEYYHAQTNYFQDGLKTIEHFGVYVADLSVQLQKIRQQQDDERRRLLELRNMLRAAAPQDREVASAVGGYSLHQLQGDKQHGVTRSGYLLKKSEGKVRRVWQKRRCRVTAEGFLDIFHADENKPPARVNLLTCQIKVAAEDKRAFDLVSYNRTYHFQAEDESEQRAWTSVLVNCKEGALMRAFHQQAGESNDTGHSLLDLQRSIIRAVRAMPGNQVCADCGSTNDPTWLSTNFGIIVCIECSGSHRELGVHISRIQSLTLDRLSTSQLLLARHMGNQMFNEIMENTLDDRDKLTPESTMEERLRFIREKYVYRVYAARTCRDAAERLSEVEHAVNNGHLQNLLQAYAEGADLAATLPCSDCGETALHLAISRELGDGSFLHIVDFLVQNGGPQLLDKATTTGMTALHLCAATDRSEPMKLLLKAGADTSVKDGSGRTALQIARQLGHHACQELLESVDKREKSMFENINIDWNLSHDDGSTDFSDDDTVIDERQNGSVTPEKKCPRSRPPSYVGGPPPGAERAGGDSPVLRSRSSTCDSLHHAPPTPTTLPRKPNVYNIGSLKKRAAPLPPAVALPHPPPHPRSTPSPSADSARSLHLTNTLVKNRPQQPPPTPPPVAPLHNGAHRDEPTPPPRKKKNRLHLEKAKAKLRRECSSQDSSLELCDISDALDDSRGQSALSCDSSRSRERSRRSDSRSLDVSDTSSVHSRSPSASITMVGGMRRCRALYDCSADNEDELSFREGEVIVVINERTEDDNWMEGQVEGTTRRGMFPVSFVHMLPD
- the LOC126373090 gene encoding arfGAP with SH3 domain, ANK repeat and PH domain-containing protein isoform X2, which translates into the protein MPGVIGIGEFIEETREDYNSPTTSTFVSRMPQCRQTISALEETLDFDRDGLTKLKKAIKAIHNSGNAHVDNEMYLSRALERLGGNALSKDSEPDIGAAFFKFAVVTKELSALMKTLMQNINNIVMFPVDSLLKGDLRGVKGDLKRPFDKASKDYESKYLKIEKEKKSQAKEAGLIRSEVTPAEIADEMEKERRLFQLQMCEYLIKFNEIKTKKGIELLQHLVEYYHAQTNYFQDGLKTIEHFGVYVADLSVQLQKIRQQQDDERRRLLELRNMLRAAAPQDREVASAVGGYSLHQLQGDKQHGVTRSGYLLKKSEGKVRRVWQKRRCRVTAEGFLDIFHADENKPPARVNLLTCQIKVAAEDKRAFDLVSYNRTYHFQAEDESEQRAWTSVLVNCKEGALMRAFHQQAGESNDTGHSLLDLQRSIIRAVRAMPGNQVCADCGSTNDPTWLSTNFGIIVCIECSGSHRELGVHISRIQSLTLDRLSTSQLLLARHMGNQMFNEIMENTLDDRDKLTPESTMEERLRFIREKYVYRVYAARTCRDAAERLSEVEHAVNNGHLQNLLQAYAEGADLAATLPCSDCGETALHLAISRELGDGSFLHIVDFLVQNGGPQLLDKATTTGMTALHLCAATDRSEPMKLLLKAGADTSVKDGSGRTALQIARQLGHHACQELLESVDKREKSMFENINIDWNLSHDDGSTDFSDDDTVIDERQNGSVTPEKKCPRSRPPSYVGGPPPGAERAGGDSPVLRSRSSTCDSLHHAPPTPTTLPRKPNVYNIGSLKKRAAPLPPAVALPHPPPHPRSTPSPSADSARSLHLTNTLVKNRPQQPPPTPPPVAPLHNGAHRDEPTPPPRKECSSQDSSLELCDISDALDDSRGQSALSCDSSRSRERSRRSDSRSLDVSDTSSVHSRSPSASITMVGGMRRCRALYDCSADNEDELSFREGEVIVVINERTEDDNWMEGQVEGTTRRGMFPVSFVHMLPD